A genomic region of Canis aureus isolate CA01 chromosome 16, VMU_Caureus_v.1.0, whole genome shotgun sequence contains the following coding sequences:
- the LCN10 gene encoding epididymal-specific lipocalin-10 isoform X2, giving the protein MGPGSLLSGLLSALVLATGSQPQEQLPRESHILNWNKFSGFWYILAVASDDQGFLPGRERRKLGASLVKVHKAGQLRVVLAFSRSQGCQAHTVILRKDRKKAMFRNTCAYDSLGHGEVTRVGASTASWPQTPGSEGGGGLPRAVYRLQLWCGLRAPGPSWPRLQDPAVLQQAEHVQLPEHEKIRRHM; this is encoded by the exons ATGGGGCCTGGGAGCCTGCTGTCCGGGCTGCTCTCGGCCCTTGTGCTGGCGACAGGTTCCCAGCCACAGGAGCAGCTGCCCAGGGAGTCCCACATCCTCAACTGGAACAAG TTTTCAGGCTTCTGGTACATTCTGGCTGTCGCCTCTGATGACCAGGGATTCTTGCCAGGCAGAGAGCGGAGGAAGCTTGGGGCATCCTTGGTGAAGGTCCACAAAGCCGGCCAGCTGAGGGTGGTGCTGGCTTTCAGCCG GTCACAGGGGTGCCAGGCACACACGGTAATTCTGCGGAAAGATAGGAAAAAGGCCATGTTCAGGAACACCTGTGCGTATGACAGCCTGGGGCACGGAGAGGTGACCAGGGTGGGAGCGTCCACAGCCTCATGGCCACAGACCCctggaag TGAAGGGGGTGGAGGGCTTCCACGTGCTGTCTACCGACTACAGCTCTGGTGTGGTCTACGTGCGCCTGGGCCGAGCTGGCCACGCCTCCAGGACCCTGCTGTTCTTCA GCAGGCAGAGCATGTCCAGCTTCCCGAGCATGAAAAAATTCGTAGACATATGTGA
- the LCN10 gene encoding epididymal-specific lipocalin-10 isoform X1 yields the protein MGPGSLLSGLLSALVLATGSQPQEQLPRESHILNWNKFSGFWYILAVASDDQGFLPGRERRKLGASLVKVHKAGQLRVVLAFSRSQGCQAHTVILRKDRKKAMFRNTCAYDSLGHGEVTRVGASTASWPQTPGSSGVVYVRLGRAGHASRTLLFFSRQSMSSFPSMKKFVDICEILELANGVTVLPKDASCAHTIRP from the exons ATGGGGCCTGGGAGCCTGCTGTCCGGGCTGCTCTCGGCCCTTGTGCTGGCGACAGGTTCCCAGCCACAGGAGCAGCTGCCCAGGGAGTCCCACATCCTCAACTGGAACAAG TTTTCAGGCTTCTGGTACATTCTGGCTGTCGCCTCTGATGACCAGGGATTCTTGCCAGGCAGAGAGCGGAGGAAGCTTGGGGCATCCTTGGTGAAGGTCCACAAAGCCGGCCAGCTGAGGGTGGTGCTGGCTTTCAGCCG GTCACAGGGGTGCCAGGCACACACGGTAATTCTGCGGAAAGATAGGAAAAAGGCCATGTTCAGGAACACCTGTGCGTATGACAGCCTGGGGCACGGAGAGGTGACCAGGGTGGGAGCGTCCACAGCCTCATGGCCACAGACCCctggaag CTCTGGTGTGGTCTACGTGCGCCTGGGCCGAGCTGGCCACGCCTCCAGGACCCTGCTGTTCTTCA GCAGGCAGAGCATGTCCAGCTTCCCGAGCATGAAAAAATTCGTAGACATATGTGAGATTCTGGAGCTTGCAAATGGTGTGACTGTCCTCCCAAAAGACG CCTCCTGTGCGCACACCATCCGGCCCTGA
- the LCN10 gene encoding epididymal-specific lipocalin-10 isoform X3, giving the protein MGPGSLLSGLLSALVLATGSQPQEQLPRESHILNWNKFSGFWYILAVASDDQGFLPGRERRKLGASLVKVHKAGQLRVVLAFSRSQGCQAHTVILRKDRKKAMFRNTLKGVEGFHVLSTDYSSGVVYVRLGRAGHASRTLLFFSRQSMSSFPSMKKFVDICEILELANGVTVLPKDASCAHTIRP; this is encoded by the exons ATGGGGCCTGGGAGCCTGCTGTCCGGGCTGCTCTCGGCCCTTGTGCTGGCGACAGGTTCCCAGCCACAGGAGCAGCTGCCCAGGGAGTCCCACATCCTCAACTGGAACAAG TTTTCAGGCTTCTGGTACATTCTGGCTGTCGCCTCTGATGACCAGGGATTCTTGCCAGGCAGAGAGCGGAGGAAGCTTGGGGCATCCTTGGTGAAGGTCCACAAAGCCGGCCAGCTGAGGGTGGTGCTGGCTTTCAGCCG GTCACAGGGGTGCCAGGCACACACGGTAATTCTGCGGAAAGATAGGAAAAAGGCCATGTTCAGGAACACCT TGAAGGGGGTGGAGGGCTTCCACGTGCTGTCTACCGACTACAGCTCTGGTGTGGTCTACGTGCGCCTGGGCCGAGCTGGCCACGCCTCCAGGACCCTGCTGTTCTTCA GCAGGCAGAGCATGTCCAGCTTCCCGAGCATGAAAAAATTCGTAGACATATGTGAGATTCTGGAGCTTGCAAATGGTGTGACTGTCCTCCCAAAAGACG CCTCCTGTGCGCACACCATCCGGCCCTGA